The Vicinamibacteria bacterium genome includes a region encoding these proteins:
- a CDS encoding PTS sugar transporter subunit IIA: protein MIGIVVVTHGQLARELVAAAEIIVGDLPNVTAVSIGWHESPEDAQKEIEDAVGRVESGKGVVVLTDMFGGTPSNLSLTLLEKGRLEVVTGVNLPMLIRLASLREEEEGDDLHAVAAEAARDGKDSIYLASDLLASQDRERRENRDA, encoded by the coding sequence ATGATAGGAATCGTGGTAGTGACCCACGGCCAACTCGCCCGGGAGCTGGTCGCGGCGGCGGAGATCATCGTCGGCGATCTTCCGAACGTCACCGCCGTTTCGATCGGGTGGCACGAGAGCCCCGAAGACGCCCAGAAAGAAATCGAGGACGCGGTCGGACGCGTGGAATCCGGCAAGGGAGTGGTCGTGCTGACCGACATGTTCGGCGGCACCCCCTCGAATCTCAGCCTTACTCTTCTGGAGAAGGGAAGGCTCGAGGTGGTGACCGGGGTCAACCTACCGATGCTCATACGTCTCGCCAGCCTTCGGGAAGAGGAGGAGGGCGACGACCTGCATGCCGTGGCCGCCGAGGCGGCGCGCGACGGGAAAGACAGCATCTATCTGGCGAGCGACCTTCTTGCCAGTCAGGATCGCGAGC